The DNA window TTTAACACAGTACCTGTCTTGGAGATGGACTTCGTGGGTCGTATTTATCATTGCAACTGCAATATACATCATTATGGTAATTGCTCTTCCTGAGACATACGCTCCCAGGCTGCTTGAGATCAAAAACGCCAAGGCTGGTATCGACGTCCGACAAAGCGTTCGAAGCACTCGTTTCACTCAAAGTCTAATGCGACCGTGGATTATGCTTTTCACAGAGCCGATTCTCTTCACGCTATCACTTTACATGGCTTTCATCTACGGCGTGCTCTACCTAGATTTTACCGCTTATCCGGTCGTTTTCCAGAAAGCGCGCGGGTGGTCTATTGGCATTTCAGGATTGGCATTCACGGGAATCGGTACTGGGATGGCCATCGCAACTGGTCTTTCCCCGTACGTCAACAATATTTACACCCattacaagaagaagattggcCCGGTACCTGAAGCTCGCTTGCCACATTTGATCCCAATAGTTTGGCTATTGCCGATTGGCATATTTTGGTTCGGATGGACAGCACTGCCGCCAACACATTGGATTGTGTCCATCATTGCCGGTGTGCCCTTTGGCTTTGCTCTAGTGATGCTTTTCCTCGGCATCAATGCATATCTCACCGACTGTTATGAGCGTTACAGTGCCAGTGCTTTGGCGGCTAACACAATGCTTCGCTGTCTGTTTGGAGCCGGCTTTGCTGTATTCGCTACAACGATGTATGAGAAGCTTGGTACGCCGTGGGCTACTAGTATTTTGGGATTTGTTTCTGTGGCTCTGGGAGTGTTACCGTTTGTGTTTTACAAATTTGGAGCCAAATTACGAGCGGCCAGTAAGTTTCATATAGACGTCACTAGTCATAACTAGGTGGAGTTAGAAGTGCGAATGCGAACCCCTTTCTTTTGACGAGAACCATTGCGCAAGGCAAAAGTGAAGTTACAGCGTTATTAAAGACGCTTACAACTTGTAATATTCGATAGGTGAGGCTCGAGGTAACTACTTGATCTAGTTGGACACACATATACACGTTGCTAATAACACTAGTATTATAACGCAGGTTTTTAACCGAGGATGACTTTTCTCATGCTGTATCAATATATTTGCTGGGGGTTTATAAATCAACAATTGAAGTCACAAAAGCCAAAAACTCCAGAAAAGTGACTGGCTGTGGCTTTGAGGAGTCATTTACCTGAAACACAATCCCTGGAATACTATTCTCTTGGCTACTATTCAGAATGAAATTTCGTGCGACCCTTTCTTGTTTATCAAGCCGAAGTCCTTGCCTTGCCCTGCCAATCACCTTCTATCACACTAAGCCGTTGGCTGTTGGCTACTACATACTCCTCCctgcatacatgtagctatTTATATGGGCTTGCTGCCAAAAAAAGCGCTAATTTCGCAGTATGAGTGGTAACTCGCGCTATTTTCAGTCCAAGACATTTTACGGTCCTGAGCCAAGGCCACGTGCATTGCATTTCCCGCCCCTGCTCAAGCGAATAATTGCCACTGAGAGAGAGACCTTGTTCTAGACCAGAATTCCGCAAGTTATACTAAATACATGTGTACTAGTTGCTACCCAAGCGAGATCGGCCTGTATACTCTTATGTAAATTACAAATTTAGAATGAGAAGAGGGAATCTCAAAAATCATCTTGCTGCTCCGAAGGACACGCAAGTCTGAGGGCTGACTAACAACTACGGAGTAAAATTGGATACAGATGGTGAGATGCTTGGCAAGCATCATGGACAGAGCCTCGGCATTGGTTGCGATGCAAAATAGCGCGAGATGGTGGCGATTGGAGGGCATCACGATTGAAGTCTTTGCTACTGTAGCTTCCGGACTACTATGACCACACTAAAGGAGATGCCTTCCCCTTCTGCCCGAATCCCCTGGATCGAGGCGTCAAGCTTTTCAAAATCTAGGCCCGGGAAAGGCAGAGAATATCCGCGGCTTGATAGTGTGTTTCAGCAGCATTGTTTAGTGCACGCACAGACTGGCCactcagcttcagctgcgAGATACGAAGCGCAAGTGTAATTGCAGCTATCCGAAGGCCATCACCAATCAGCTCCACATGGCCGATTCTAGGCCAGCATAGCACAATGCGATTGGCTGATCTGGCCGGAGCTGAAAAGACTATCGTAGAATTATGGGGAGATTACACTAATCGAACATGGGCAATCCATGTGCCTCGTGGCCACTACGGGGCTCGATGATGGCCTGGATGCCAAAAGCAATGAGATTTATTCGATCGAAATGGGCCATCGGATCTGATGATTCAGACAGGCCTAGCTTAAATAACTATCAGAGTCTTTTCCTGCCCTGCCCGGTTTCCCGAGGATGGCTGTAATGCTACGCGCTGCTCATTCTGCCGGGCATGATGCTTTCGTCACCGTCGGCAGTTGTCGTACCCAAGGAAAGTTCCGTTCAAGAATTCGACTTCTTTGAGGCTCTCTCCATCACACCTCAGAAAGAGCCCTTCTCAATAGACACTGAGGATTTTCTCTCATTGCCTGGCTCTATTCGCACGCCAATCACACCGAAATCAGTTCCTCTGGCGACGCCACTGTCCAAAGCCTCGAGCGCCACCAACATCAACTCTTCTTCAGGCCTGCACGCGCCTGCCAAACAGCCCGCGAAAATGTCTCATAAATTGTCCAAGGCCCATACAAGATGCTGTGACCTTTGCCATAACGTTGCGGCTAGCGGAGATCGAACCTCTGTTCGCATGCTCGAGTATCTCACCACGGTTAAGCAACTTTCGCATAATGTCGATCGATTGGCGCATTTGTTCCTTGACACCTGCCAGATTCTCTTCTCTATCGAAGCTGGCCTCGCAGAATGTGGACGCTCAACCCCAGAGTTGCCGCCGGACGTCATCTCGGAATTGGACAAGAAGTTACGAGTTGCTCAATCGGACTTTAATATTCTCGATGAAATGCTAGGCAAGCTCCTGGAATATGAACGCAAAGGCACGATGGGAAAAATGAGACGTGGCTGGGGCAAGATATTTGGCGACACAGACATCGACAAGATAACGGCAATTCTCGAACGAACAAAAGAAGGCTTGAAGATGAGtgcgctgctcttccagTGGACGCTGGGCACCGAACGAATTGAACGCGGCATGGGCATCGGATACACAGGGCTCGCAGCGGCATTGAATAGGCTGGATGACAACTCTGGACGTGTGAAAACAAAGGCTTCCGAGCCGGACATGTCGCGTCATCGCCCGTCTCCTCTTGGCCACGGGCCTTTGTCTGTCGAGGGACAGCATCAGCAAATGCTAGCATCTCCAGCCGCGTGGAGCGAAAGATCCTCTTCACGTAGACCCGATTCCAACATGGCGAAGAAGTCATTTTCGAACTCGCGCGGTCCATCAGACGATATCCTTCAACATTATAGCATCACCACTCCGAGCTCGATTATCTCGAACGAGAGAGCCAATTCCGGCATTGTTACAACGTTTGATCGAGCCAGCACGATTGGAGACACGTCATCCCATACTGGATCAGCAGAGTCCGATGCACTTTTGGAAGAGTTGGCCGGCATGGATCTTGGACAGTCCAAAGCCATACGTCTGAAAGTAGACCCTTTCACGATGCCACGCTGGACCCCTCGCAGCTCAGGAGGCTCGGATGCCGAAAACTTGAGAGGCAGCATCATTTCTGCTGTTCGAGGAAAAAACCATAAGTTAGTTGAGCAGTTGCTAGACAGAGGAGTGTCTCCTGCAGCGGCGTTGACAGAGGCTGTAAATCTCCTTGATGCCGAAAGCATTCGGCTCTTACTTCTGTTCGGGGCCGATCCTAACGAggcagatggcgatggcatcACACCGCTGTTTGCGGCAGTTCAAAAGATGTTCTTTTCGGGAGCAGTCACTCTCCTAAAGTATGGGGCGGATCCTAATGCTTTGGTCGGCCTAGAGTTGGAGTCTCCTCTATCATCTGCTATTACTGCTCACAAAGTCAGCTTGACACATCTCTTATTGATGTATGGGGGAGATCTATCTCACAGCACCTCCAACGGCGACACGCTGTTGATCGCAGCTATCAACAAGAAAACCCCAAAGAGAATGattgatcttcttctccattaTGGAGTGGATCCAAATGAGAAGAATAGAGAAGGGAAAACAGCTCTCTTTGAAGCGATTAGCTCCTCTCGAGTGGACATCACAGGAAGCCTTTTGGATCGTGGGGCGAATCCAAACCTCCCCGGACCTAAGCACATGCTGTGGCCGGCAACATACCAGGCGCCCTGCCTTCAACTACTTCTTAACCATGGTGCAGACTCTAAGAAATGCCCTGGCATCATAGAACTAGCAACCAGTATCAACAATATCGAATCGGTGCGCGTGCTTTTGAAAGCCGGGGTTGATCCCAATGCTAAAAAAGACGGCGTTTATACTCCTCTGTGCACATCCATCCGAGACAACCGAATGGACATatttcagctgctgctgagcagcgGCGCGGATCCAAATGTCCCAGCTAGCGAGTATCCGGCCTTCAAATGCATCACGCACAACCGTGTCCACCTCTTGCCTTTGCTTGTCACTGCTGGCGCGGACCTGCACTCCCCCAAGGGGATAGTAGAGACTGCAGTCAGCTCAAACAACATGGAGGCGCTGTTGTGGCTACTAGACCAAGGCCTCGACCCAAATGAGAGGAATCTCAAGGGAGCATCCCCATTGACGAGCGCCATTCGAGAGAGCCGGATGGAAATGATAGACGCCTTGCTTGCCAGAGGAGCCGATCCCAACAAGCGCGGACAGGATTG is part of the Trichoderma atroviride chromosome 1, complete sequence genome and encodes:
- a CDS encoding uncharacterized protein (EggNog:ENOG41~SMCOG1005:Drug resistance transporter, EmrB/QacA~TransMembrane:11 (o46-67i79-102o114-132i173-196o202-222i259-281o301-325i346-365o371-396i408-430o436-457i)~antiSMASH:Cluster_1.1): MKEEAASNESPALEDALGDLELGEIEIITKLEGDDDPLNWTALARWMYTIIVVAISGIVGFSASVYSPAISSVADSLHVSNLMSTLGSTTYLIGSAFGPLLFAPLSEIWGRNPLYYGSFLLFCLATLGCALAQNITTLLVCRFFAGLFGLPPVANTGGSITDLWPQSHRSVPLALYTAASFCGPVLGSLVGGFLTQYLSWRWTSWVVFIIATAIYIIMVIALPETYAPRLLEIKNAKAGIDVRQSVRSTRFTQSLMRPWIMLFTEPILFTLSLYMAFIYGVLYLDFTAYPVVFQKARGWSIGISGLAFTGIGTGMAIATGLSPYVNNIYTHYKKKIGPVPEARLPHLIPIVWLLPIGIFWFGWTALPPTHWIVSIIAGVPFGFALVMLFLGINAYLTDCYERYSASALAANTMLRCLFGAGFAVFATTMYEKLGTPWATSILGFVSVALGVLPFVFYKFGAKLRAASKFHIDVTSHN
- a CDS encoding uncharacterized protein (EggNog:ENOG41~antiSMASH:Cluster_1.1) produces the protein MMLSSPSAVVVPKESSVQEFDFFEALSITPQKEPFSIDTEDFLSLPGSIRTPITPKSVPLATPLSKASSATNINSSSGLHAPAKQPAKMSHKLSKAHTRCCDLCHNVAASGDRTSVRMLEYLTTVKQLSHNVDRLAHLFLDTCQILFSIEAGLAECGRSTPELPPDVISELDKKLRVAQSDFNILDEMLGKLLEYERKGTMGKMRRGWGKIFGDTDIDKITAILERTKEGLKMSALLFQWTLGTERIERGMGIGYTGLAAALNRLDDNSGRVKTKASEPDMSRHRPSPLGHGPLSVEGQHQQMLASPAAWSERSSSRRPDSNMAKKSFSNSRGPSDDILQHYSITTPSSIISNERANSGIVTTFDRASTIGDTSSHTGSAESDALLEELAGMDLGQSKAIRLKVDPFTMPRWTPRSSGGSDAENLRGSIISAVRGKNHKLVEQLLDRGVSPAAALTEAVNLLDAESIRLLLLFGADPNEADGDGITPLFAAVQKMFFSGAVTLLKYGADPNALVGLELESPLSSAITAHKVSLTHLLLMYGGDLSHSTSNGDTLLIAAINKKTPKRMIDLLLHYGVDPNEKNREGKTALFEAISSSRVDITGSLLDRGANPNLPGPKHMLWPATYQAPCLQLLLNHGADSKKCPGIIELATSINNIESVRVLLKAGVDPNAKKDGVYTPLCTSIRDNRMDIFQLLLSSGADPNVPASEYPAFKCITHNRVHLLPLLVTAGADLHSPKGIVETAVSSNNMEALLWLLDQGLDPNERNLKGASPLTSAIRESRMEMIDALLARGADPNKRGQDWPVCMAVQNPLILRRILSVLAEPRAYKGVMEMAVAANQIESVKLLLAAGVSVEDKNGGVFSPLTTAIREDLKEMVLFLITDGHADLNAPGEHLPIVKAVRRCRGDDTEILEMLLEKGADPNKIYRGWNAFMQAVENGDMRILKLLSSKFSVDLEAKDDQGRSVIEIASSRGWEEAVNILLEGNFRL